Proteins encoded in a region of the Lentimicrobium sp. L6 genome:
- the menB gene encoding 1,4-dihydroxy-2-naphthoyl-CoA synthase — protein MSEKRNWVSLYDFEDIRLEFWEGIAKITINRPRYYNAFTPTTTTEMSVAMDICRENQDVLTVVITGEGDKAFCAGGDQNVKGKGGYIGKDGIPRLNVLDVQRKIRSIPKPVIAMVNGYAIGGGHVLHVVCDLTVASDNAKFGQTGPKVGSFDAGLGSSYLAAIVGQKKAREIWFLNKQYTADEALEMGLVNRVVPFDKLEDEVVDWCKTMHMRSPMALRMIKLGMNAELDGQIGIQEFAGNATLLYYMTDEAQEGKNAFLEKRDPDFHKYPKFP, from the coding sequence ATGTCAGAGAAAAGAAATTGGGTCAGTTTATATGACTTCGAAGATATAAGATTAGAGTTTTGGGAAGGAATTGCAAAAATAACTATCAATAGGCCAAGATATTATAATGCATTTACACCTACAACAACAACTGAAATGTCTGTAGCAATGGATATTTGCCGCGAAAATCAAGATGTTTTAACTGTAGTGATTACTGGAGAAGGGGATAAAGCATTTTGTGCTGGCGGAGATCAAAATGTAAAAGGTAAAGGTGGCTATATTGGAAAAGATGGAATTCCACGTTTAAATGTTCTTGATGTACAAAGAAAAATTAGATCTATACCTAAACCTGTAATAGCTATGGTGAATGGATATGCCATCGGAGGAGGACATGTTTTACATGTTGTTTGTGATTTAACTGTTGCTTCTGATAATGCTAAATTTGGACAAACAGGTCCCAAAGTAGGTAGTTTTGATGCTGGTTTGGGTTCCTCATATTTAGCTGCTATAGTAGGACAGAAAAAAGCTAGAGAGATTTGGTTTCTGAATAAGCAATATACTGCTGATGAAGCATTAGAAATGGGGTTAGTTAATAGAGTTGTTCCTTTCGATAAATTAGAAGATGAAGTAGTGGATTGGTGTAAAACAATGCATATGCGAAGTCCAATGGCTTTGAGAATGATAAAATTGGGTATGAATGCAGAGCTTGATGGTCAAATTGGGATCCAAGAATTCGCTGGTAATGCAACACTACTCTATTATATGACTGATGAAGCACAAGAAGGAAAGAATGCCTTTCTTGAGAAAAGAGATCCTGATTTTCATAAATACCCTAAATTCCCATAG
- a CDS encoding collagen-like protein, producing MKYKAIPLFLLLLLQIIAFGQNTQAFKYQAVARDAAGYPIADADVSIQIKITSENAADYLEAHFVTTNSFGLINIEVGNGEMTQGSFNDIDWGFGEHFIEVSIDPQGGTNWVLMGTSQLLSVPMASYAAVAGNVVDTSNTNELQKIKLEGNILSLLQEGGSIDLSFFDNSQEIQELISKIKVDSLYFESNFQSIDEALELLDLSIIEEMNRAIGAETELAELINQNAIQIISDSLYFQDLFDNISFESDSLYFQSLIDNNTSKIISDSIYLKSLIDANQNAILQEVTRAIMSEAINNSNIQINTDAIANLQNSYDGDSLYFKQLIDANTNSILGEITRAISAELQNSNSISANTQEILINQLNIFEDSTSFQNQINALDFSLQAEITRAIYRDAVNSDSIQILYNKNITDSTHFQNQINGLAGGGLDPSLENGKIFIGNNSNIATGVNLSGDAQLTNTGVMILNPASIITNKIADANVTNEKLEHSAITINDDHGNSGEVQLGEQLQINGAGATNLFFNPATKTLDITSSDNQYLSLDGNSLSISSGNTLDISSIIGQEGPQGPQGESGSTGPAGTDGVGIQSAINNGDGTFTLTYTNGTIFISDDLTGPQGIQGVQGPVGPQGVAGATGATGLGIQSTINNGNGTFTITYTNGTTFISDDFTGPQGPTGATGTQGPTGLTGATGLGIQSAVNNGNGTFTITYTDGNTFISDDLTGPQGPTGVTGTQGPAGLTGATGLGIQSAVNNGNGTFTITYTDGNTFISDDLTGPQGVQGPIGPQGVVGPIGNTGLGIQSTVNNGNGTFTITYTDGTTFLSEDFTGPQGIQGPIGPQGSVGATGATGAQGPDGNTGPAGADGTSINWRGLAAGDPANPSLNDAYYNIVLKASFIYNGSTWSIMTIDGATGPQGPTGPIGPAGTSLRDCPAGDWSAINEQFCIEVNERSAITWWDASKLCGDQDSRLCTWDEWYYTCQKSGSGTTNMTNDWEWLNTGQPGASPTATVVGNGSCNDASTEDMSNNKSFRCCFTR from the coding sequence ATGAAATATAAAGCTATACCTCTATTTTTATTGCTCCTCTTGCAAATCATTGCTTTTGGACAAAATACTCAGGCATTTAAATATCAAGCTGTGGCTCGTGATGCTGCTGGCTATCCTATCGCTGATGCCGACGTAAGTATTCAAATTAAAATAACTAGCGAAAATGCAGCTGATTATTTAGAAGCTCATTTTGTGACTACCAATAGTTTTGGACTAATCAACATTGAAGTAGGTAATGGTGAAATGACTCAAGGTTCATTTAATGATATCGATTGGGGATTTGGTGAACATTTTATTGAAGTGAGTATAGACCCCCAAGGAGGTACTAACTGGGTACTGATGGGAACTTCCCAATTATTATCTGTACCTATGGCTAGTTATGCTGCTGTTGCTGGTAATGTAGTGGATACTAGCAATACCAACGAACTACAAAAAATAAAATTGGAAGGGAATATTCTAAGCCTTCTTCAAGAAGGGGGAAGTATTGATTTAAGTTTTTTCGATAATTCTCAAGAAATTCAAGAACTTATTTCAAAAATAAAAGTCGATAGTTTGTATTTTGAGTCAAATTTCCAGAGTATAGATGAAGCTCTTGAGCTGTTAGATCTGAGTATCATTGAAGAAATGAATAGAGCCATTGGAGCTGAAACTGAATTGGCAGAACTTATCAACCAGAATGCCATCCAAATTATTAGCGACAGTTTATATTTCCAAGATCTATTTGATAATATTTCATTTGAAAGTGACAGTCTTTACTTTCAATCCCTCATCGATAATAATACCTCTAAAATTATTTCTGACAGTATTTACCTCAAATCACTTATCGATGCCAATCAAAATGCCATATTACAAGAAGTAACTCGTGCAATAATGTCTGAAGCCATCAATAATAGTAATATTCAAATCAATACAGATGCTATTGCTAATCTTCAGAATTCATACGATGGTGATTCATTATATTTCAAACAATTAATAGATGCCAATACCAATTCTATTTTGGGTGAAATTACAAGAGCTATTTCAGCTGAATTGCAAAATTCAAATAGTATTTCTGCCAACACTCAAGAGATTTTAATCAATCAACTAAATATATTTGAAGACAGTACAAGCTTTCAAAATCAAATAAATGCTTTAGATTTTTCTTTGCAAGCCGAAATAACACGTGCCATCTACCGAGATGCAGTTAATAGTGACTCCATTCAAATTTTATACAACAAAAATATAACAGATAGTACCCACTTCCAGAATCAAATCAATGGATTAGCTGGAGGAGGTTTAGACCCAAGCCTAGAAAATGGAAAAATATTTATTGGTAATAATAGTAATATAGCTACAGGAGTTAATTTGAGTGGCGATGCGCAATTAACAAATACTGGAGTTATGATATTAAACCCCGCCTCTATCATCACTAATAAAATTGCCGATGCCAATGTGACTAATGAAAAATTAGAGCATTCTGCCATTACAATAAACGATGATCATGGAAACTCTGGGGAGGTTCAATTAGGAGAGCAATTGCAAATTAATGGAGCAGGTGCGACGAATTTATTTTTTAATCCTGCCACCAAAACCTTAGATATCACTTCATCAGATAATCAGTATTTAAGTCTAGATGGAAATTCATTAAGTATAAGTTCTGGAAACACACTAGATATTTCTTCTATTATTGGACAAGAAGGACCACAAGGTCCTCAAGGAGAAAGTGGTTCAACAGGGCCTGCTGGAACGGATGGAGTAGGTATACAATCAGCTATAAATAACGGAGATGGGACCTTCACTCTTACCTATACAAATGGAACTATATTTATTAGTGACGATTTAACAGGACCACAAGGTATTCAAGGCGTACAAGGCCCTGTTGGACCGCAAGGTGTAGCAGGAGCAACTGGAGCTACCGGACTTGGAATACAATCCACTATAAATAATGGAAATGGAACTTTCACTATTACCTATACTAATGGAACAACTTTCATTAGTGATGATTTTACGGGTCCTCAAGGACCAACAGGAGCCACTGGAACCCAAGGTCCAACTGGATTAACTGGAGCTACAGGCTTAGGAATACAATCTGCTGTTAATAATGGAAATGGAACTTTCACCATTACTTATACTGATGGGAATACTTTTATAAGTGATGATTTAACTGGTCCTCAAGGACCTACAGGAGTCACTGGAACCCAAGGACCTGCTGGATTAACAGGTGCCACAGGCTTGGGAATACAATCTGCTGTTAATAATGGTAATGGAACATTTACAATAACTTATACTGATGGGAATACTTTTATAAGTGATGATCTAACTGGTCCTCAAGGTGTACAAGGACCTATTGGTCCCCAAGGTGTCGTAGGACCAATTGGAAATACAGGGCTTGGGATCCAATCAACTGTAAATAATGGCAATGGAACTTTCACTATAACCTATACAGATGGAACTACATTCCTTAGCGAAGATTTTACTGGGCCTCAAGGAATCCAAGGTCCTATTGGACCACAAGGAAGTGTTGGTGCTACTGGAGCAACTGGTGCTCAGGGACCAGATGGAAATACAGGTCCTGCAGGAGCAGATGGCACTAGTATCAATTGGCGAGGATTAGCTGCAGGAGATCCTGCAAACCCAAGTCTAAACGATGCTTATTATAATATCGTATTGAAAGCTTCTTTCATATATAATGGAAGTACATGGAGTATCATGACAATTGATGGTGCCACAGGTCCTCAAGGACCCACTGGACCAATTGGTCCTGCTGGAACGAGTTTAAGAGATTGCCCTGCTGGAGATTGGTCGGCAATCAATGAACAGTTCTGTATAGAAGTTAATGAAAGAAGTGCAATTACCTGGTGGGATGCTTCAAAACTATGTGGTGATCAAGATTCCCGTTTATGCACTTGGGACGAATGGTATTACACATGTCAGAAGTCAGGCAGTGGTACTACTAATATGACCAATGACTGGGAATGGTTAAATACTGGTCAACCTGGTGCATCTCCTACAGCAACTGTAGTAGGTAACGGCTCATGTAATGATGCAAGTACAGAAGATATGAGTAATAACAAATCGTTTAGATGTTGTTTTACAAGATAA
- a CDS encoding 1,4-dihydroxy-2-naphthoate polyprenyltransferase — MSKFNNWLNAFRLRTLPLALASILMGIAASEMHGVFNLDVSIFAIITTLFLQILSNLANDYGDGIKGTDNENRLGPKRTIQSGLISIEEMRNAIIVFSIFSLVSGLYLVYISQINILEITIFILLGVFAILAAIFYTVGEKSYGYRGWGDIFVFLFFGLLAVLGSFYLNAKYFSLDVVFPAITVGLLSTAVLNLNNIRDLKNDKENGKMTIAVKLGVKRAKFYHTLLINLAFFALLLFVSMSATAWQNYFVFFMYPFFLMDLLKIDKETDLKKLDPYLKKTALKTFLLVLIFTLLVFIY; from the coding sequence ATGAGCAAGTTTAATAATTGGTTAAATGCATTTAGGCTTCGTACTCTTCCTTTAGCATTAGCCAGTATACTAATGGGAATCGCTGCGAGCGAAATGCATGGTGTTTTTAATTTAGATGTAAGTATATTTGCTATTATTACTACTCTTTTCCTTCAAATTCTTTCAAACTTGGCTAATGATTATGGGGATGGTATTAAAGGTACGGACAATGAGAACAGACTAGGACCAAAGAGAACAATACAATCAGGACTTATTTCTATTGAGGAGATGAGGAATGCGATTATTGTATTCTCCATATTTTCTTTAGTTTCGGGTTTATATTTAGTCTATATCAGTCAGATAAATATTCTAGAAATTACAATCTTCATTCTTCTTGGGGTTTTTGCTATTCTAGCTGCTATCTTTTATACTGTTGGTGAAAAATCTTATGGTTATCGTGGTTGGGGTGATATATTTGTATTTCTTTTTTTCGGTTTGTTGGCTGTATTAGGTTCTTTCTATTTGAATGCAAAATACTTTAGTCTAGATGTTGTTTTTCCTGCCATCACAGTAGGCCTTTTGAGTACAGCAGTATTGAACCTTAATAATATCAGAGACCTGAAGAATGATAAAGAAAATGGGAAAATGACCATTGCAGTTAAGCTAGGGGTGAAAAGGGCAAAATTTTATCATACCTTATTAATTAATCTGGCATTTTTTGCTTTACTGCTTTTCGTCAGTATGAGTGCAACTGCATGGCAGAATTATTTCGTATTCTTTATGTATCCTTTTTTCCTAATGGATTTATTGAAGATTGATAAAGAAACCGATTTGAAGAAATTGGATCCATATTTGAAGAAGACTGCATTAAAAACCTTTTTATTGGTTTTAATTTTCACCTTATTAGTATTTATATATTAG
- a CDS encoding C25 family cysteine peptidase, with protein sequence MSHFLKQFTFIFSFLSIGLFLQAQQYTYDANKGKEGLIINSSKQEVINLSFNIHQFTLIEAEVDGENFNKVIFQESLVPGLEGAPELPFFSRSILIPDGAIPHLAIKSTQSEIIESINLAPNAPIPFDTQKSIKAKKGVQYQKNEFYPSSIASFEQSEIRGMQFLQIAISPFQFNAISKELMVHHNIEIEISLSQSKGTYGEDRFRSPFWDQILSDLTYNIDDIPAIDYSKRMNTTKEEGCEYLIVVPDNIDFLPWADTIKKFRNEQGIHTKIMTVDEIGGNDIENINSFFEEVYDNWDPVPSAVLLMADYSEDENGITSNSWTHPYEGTYISDNYYADVTGNNLPDFVFARMTGRSYEEFEVLVHKFVNYERNPPTLESFYNEPITALGWQTERWFQICSETVGGYMRTVLGKNPTRINAIYEGNPTIDPWSTASNTSSVLGYFGPNGLGYLPATPGELGNWTGGTETDVINALNAGAFILQHRDHGNYNGWGEPDFNTNNINSLTNADLLSHVFTINCQTGQFNEGENCFAEKFHRHENGGALSLTAPTQVSYSFVNDALVWGLYDNMWPDFMPDYGGNLIPERDFRPAFGVASGKYFLSSTNWASNSMKTITYRLFHHHGDAFNTVYTEVPIENPVAYEAGITTSTTNIQVSGENGSLIGLSVDGELISNGFIEDGIANLTIPNQNEGTIIKIVITKQNYYRHEGEILVVPSEGAYVMKTSYTINDETEDGIVAYNETVDLDFIVKNIGSADAENVIISLLTDDSYITITSSEYSVGNLSSGEEINITDAFSFNTSVDIPDNHNVEFTFSATDGNSIWESTFKIKVFAPSLEFSVISFEETEGNGNGYLDAGESATGIIEIKNNGHMKLPAGSISISPNSEFITLNSGNSNFEQIEIGETLAATFEIITDVSAPIGYIANIIFELDANPFTIQNELYFNIGIIVENWESENFDSFNWTNTGDFEWTIADNYTVDGDFSARSGEISDNQSSILSLEYELIADNEISFYLQVSSEENHDYLNFYIDDYLVSAWSGLVLFEQFMFPVTEGIHEFKWEYMKDETGESGLDAAWLDFIILPPGNPVILGNEDISSSKNNNLAQLYPNPISEVLNIKLKSEEEIEYRIFNTMGQLIESGSNSSSFIINTHLFKPTTYYIQLLNNKGDQQIIPFIKL encoded by the coding sequence ATGAGTCATTTTTTAAAACAATTTACTTTTATATTTTCATTTTTAAGTATTGGTTTATTTCTTCAAGCACAGCAATATACTTATGACGCAAATAAAGGTAAAGAAGGATTAATTATTAATTCCTCAAAACAAGAAGTTATAAACTTAAGCTTTAATATTCATCAGTTTACACTTATTGAAGCTGAAGTTGATGGAGAGAATTTCAATAAAGTAATATTCCAAGAAAGTTTAGTTCCTGGCCTTGAAGGGGCTCCCGAGCTTCCTTTCTTTAGTAGATCAATTTTAATTCCCGATGGTGCCATTCCTCATTTGGCTATTAAAAGCACGCAATCAGAAATAATTGAAAGTATTAATTTAGCTCCAAATGCTCCAATTCCTTTCGACACCCAAAAAAGTATAAAGGCTAAAAAAGGAGTTCAATATCAAAAAAACGAATTTTACCCAAGCAGCATTGCAAGTTTTGAGCAATCAGAAATTAGAGGAATGCAATTCTTGCAAATTGCCATTTCACCTTTCCAATTTAATGCCATAAGTAAAGAATTAATGGTTCATCACAATATTGAAATAGAAATCTCATTAAGTCAATCAAAAGGCACCTATGGTGAAGATAGATTCCGTTCTCCTTTCTGGGATCAAATTTTAAGCGATTTAACTTATAATATTGATGATATTCCTGCTATAGACTATTCAAAAAGAATGAATACCACAAAAGAAGAAGGTTGTGAATATTTAATTGTTGTACCTGATAATATAGACTTCTTGCCTTGGGCAGATACCATAAAAAAATTCCGAAATGAACAAGGTATTCATACTAAAATAATGACCGTTGACGAAATTGGTGGCAATGACATTGAAAATATTAATAGTTTTTTTGAAGAAGTATATGATAATTGGGATCCTGTTCCATCAGCAGTATTACTAATGGCAGATTACAGTGAAGATGAAAATGGAATTACTTCTAATTCATGGACACATCCCTATGAAGGTACTTATATCTCAGATAATTATTATGCAGATGTTACCGGAAACAACCTTCCTGATTTTGTATTTGCCCGTATGACAGGTAGAAGTTATGAAGAATTTGAAGTACTGGTACACAAATTTGTGAATTATGAACGTAACCCTCCTACCCTAGAATCTTTTTATAACGAACCCATTACAGCACTTGGTTGGCAAACCGAAAGATGGTTTCAAATTTGTTCTGAGACCGTTGGTGGATATATGCGAACTGTCCTTGGAAAAAATCCAACTAGAATCAATGCTATATACGAAGGTAATCCCACCATAGATCCATGGTCTACAGCTTCAAATACAAGTTCAGTTTTAGGCTATTTTGGCCCAAATGGTCTAGGATACCTTCCTGCAACACCTGGCGAATTAGGAAATTGGACCGGTGGCACTGAAACTGATGTTATCAATGCTCTAAACGCTGGGGCTTTTATTCTTCAACATAGAGATCACGGAAATTATAATGGATGGGGAGAACCAGACTTTAACACCAATAATATTAACTCATTAACTAATGCTGACTTATTAAGTCATGTATTTACAATTAATTGCCAAACAGGTCAATTTAATGAAGGTGAAAATTGTTTCGCTGAAAAATTTCATAGGCATGAAAATGGTGGAGCATTAAGTCTAACCGCTCCAACACAAGTATCCTATAGTTTTGTAAACGATGCTTTAGTTTGGGGTTTATATGACAATATGTGGCCAGATTTTATGCCAGACTACGGTGGGAATCTAATTCCTGAACGGGATTTTAGACCTGCATTTGGAGTAGCATCTGGAAAATACTTCTTATCCTCAACAAATTGGGCTAGTAATAGTATGAAAACTATTACTTATAGGTTATTTCATCACCATGGTGATGCTTTTAATACTGTATACACTGAAGTTCCTATAGAAAATCCAGTTGCTTATGAAGCTGGAATAACTACTTCGACTACAAATATTCAAGTCAGTGGGGAAAATGGTTCATTGATTGGTCTTTCAGTAGATGGAGAGTTAATCTCCAATGGATTTATAGAGGATGGTATTGCTAATTTAACCATTCCTAATCAAAATGAGGGAACTATCATTAAAATTGTAATTACTAAGCAAAACTATTACCGTCACGAAGGTGAAATTTTAGTTGTTCCATCAGAAGGAGCCTATGTTATGAAAACAAGTTATACCATTAATGATGAAACTGAGGATGGTATCGTTGCTTATAATGAAACCGTGGATTTAGATTTTATTGTGAAAAACATTGGTTCTGCAGATGCTGAAAATGTAATTATTTCACTTTTAACTGATGATTCTTATATTACTATTACAAGTTCAGAATATTCTGTTGGCAACCTATCATCGGGTGAGGAAATAAATATTACTGATGCTTTTAGTTTTAACACCTCAGTTGATATTCCAGATAATCATAATGTAGAATTTACATTCTCTGCTACTGATGGTAACTCTATTTGGGAAAGCACCTTCAAAATTAAAGTCTTTGCTCCTTCTTTAGAATTTAGCGTCATTAGTTTTGAGGAAACTGAAGGCAATGGAAATGGCTATTTAGATGCAGGTGAATCTGCTACAGGAATTATAGAAATCAAGAATAATGGGCATATGAAATTACCAGCAGGTTCTATCAGTATAAGTCCTAATTCTGAATTTATCACCCTCAACTCAGGCAACTCAAATTTTGAACAAATTGAAATTGGTGAAACTTTAGCTGCAACTTTTGAAATTATCACAGATGTTTCAGCACCTATAGGCTATATTGCAAACATAATTTTTGAGCTAGATGCTAATCCGTTCACTATTCAAAATGAGCTCTATTTCAATATTGGAATCATTGTGGAAAATTGGGAATCTGAAAATTTTGATAGTTTTAATTGGACTAATACAGGAGACTTCGAATGGACAATAGCGGATAATTATACTGTTGATGGAGATTTCTCAGCTCGTTCTGGTGAAATATCTGACAATCAAAGTTCCATTTTATCATTAGAATATGAATTAATTGCGGATAATGAAATATCATTCTATCTTCAGGTTTCAAGTGAAGAAAATCATGATTATCTAAATTTCTATATAGATGATTATTTAGTTTCAGCATGGAGTGGTTTAGTTTTATTTGAACAATTTATGTTCCCAGTAACTGAAGGTATTCATGAATTTAAATGGGAATATATGAAGGATGAGACCGGAGAAAGTGGTTTAGATGCTGCATGGTTAGATTTTATTATTCTTCCTCCAGGAAATCCAGTTATTTTAGGCAATGAAGATATTTCTTCTTCAAAGAATAATAACCTTGCTCAATTATATCCAAATCCAATTTCAGAAGTATTGAATATCAAACTGAAATCTGAAGAGGAAATTGAATATCGTATCTTTAATACTATGGGACAGTTGATAGAAAGTGGAAGTAATTCGAGTAGCTTTATAATTAATACTCATTTATTCAAGCCTACAACCTATTATATTCAACTTTTGAATAATAAAGGTGACCAACAAATTATTCCATTTATTAAACTTTAA
- a CDS encoding T9SS type A sorting domain-containing protein, producing MKQIIIIVFVIFGLNSYSQQLSPEVIASAGDHFENGNVSLSWTLGEPVIATFEGNYILTQGFHQDLYIITAIDEIKLDNVSVDIYPNPTPNFVNIKINTEKQINENCLVQLFDANGRLIKEEKEISSHNIIQWNLQSFERSHYILKIVFGQQTKTFKIIKQ from the coding sequence ATGAAACAAATTATTATAATCGTATTTGTAATTTTTGGATTAAATTCTTATAGTCAACAACTTAGTCCAGAAGTTATTGCATCAGCAGGTGATCATTTTGAAAATGGGAATGTGTCTTTAAGTTGGACTCTTGGGGAACCTGTCATTGCTACATTTGAAGGAAATTACATTTTAACCCAAGGATTTCATCAGGATTTATATATTATTACTGCTATTGATGAAATAAAATTAGATAATGTATCAGTAGATATTTACCCTAACCCTACTCCCAATTTTGTCAATATCAAAATTAATACTGAAAAACAAATCAATGAAAATTGCCTTGTTCAACTCTTCGATGCCAATGGCCGATTAATAAAAGAAGAAAAAGAAATATCTAGCCATAACATCATTCAATGGAACCTTCAATCTTTTGAAAGATCTCATTATATTTTGAAAATAGTATTTGGTCAACAAACTAAAACTTTCAAAATTATTAAACAATAA